The Syntrophus gentianae genome includes a window with the following:
- a CDS encoding ATP-binding protein — SQLPVDLWHEQIGDPTIADAILDRLVHNAHKINLSMKGESMRKKYAGLT; from the coding sequence CCAGTCAACTCCCCGTGGATTTATGGCATGAACAAATCGGCGATCCCACAATTGCCGACGCCATCCTCGACCGGCTGGTCCATAATGCCCATAAGATCAATCTGTCGATGAAGGGGGAATCGATGAGGAAAAAATATGCCGGCTTGACCTGA